From Aquamicrobium sp., one genomic window encodes:
- a CDS encoding phosphotransferase family protein, which produces MIFKFPEGEEARAALRREARLLAAVAPHLALPVPRMTLHEGPPLFSAHAKLPGETLLPDSYRRLGVAARDRLADDLALFFAQLHAFDPAEMLAAGALPVGVWDTRDGTLEPVWDLLPPACRIQARAALDAYRALRADPLGERYGFFDAHGWNMAFDAERGVLNGIFDFADSGIGPVHREFAPVSLIDPDLTARTIRAYERLTGRAVERRRVFLHTAAMRLSELAGEIETGGAVDWTRDLVLDWFSQRAV; this is translated from the coding sequence CTGATCTTCAAGTTCCCAGAAGGCGAGGAAGCCCGCGCCGCGCTGCGGCGCGAAGCGCGGCTGCTCGCCGCCGTCGCGCCGCACCTTGCGCTGCCGGTGCCGCGCATGACGCTGCACGAGGGGCCGCCGCTGTTTTCGGCGCATGCGAAGCTGCCGGGCGAGACGCTGCTGCCGGACAGCTACCGGCGGCTCGGCGTTGCTGCGCGGGACCGGCTCGCCGACGACCTCGCCTTGTTCTTCGCGCAGCTTCACGCGTTCGACCCGGCCGAGATGCTGGCAGCGGGCGCGCTTCCCGTCGGCGTATGGGACACGCGCGACGGAACGCTGGAGCCGGTGTGGGACCTGCTGCCGCCGGCATGCCGCATACAGGCCCGTGCCGCGCTCGATGCGTATCGCGCGCTTCGTGCCGACCCGCTCGGCGAGCGTTACGGCTTCTTCGACGCGCATGGCTGGAACATGGCCTTCGACGCGGAGCGGGGCGTCTTGAACGGCATCTTCGATTTCGCCGATTCCGGCATCGGCCCGGTCCATCGCGAGTTCGCGCCGGTTTCCCTGATCGACCCCGACCTGACGGCAAGGACGATCCGCGCCTATGAGCGGCTGACCGGGCGCGCGGTCGAGCGCAGGCGCGTCTTCCTGCACACCGCGGCGATGCGGCTGTCGGAGCTGGCCGGCGAGATCGAGACCGGCGGCGCCGTCGACTGGACCCGCGACCTCGTCCTCGACTGGTTCTCGCAGCGGGCGGTCG